The following are from one region of the Roseobacter fucihabitans genome:
- a CDS encoding acyl-CoA dehydrogenase C-terminal domain-containing protein: MPRYTAPTKDMQFVLHDVLKVAEQNIPGYEDLEADFTAAILEEAGRLTSEVVAPLNRIGDTEGCTLENGIVRTPTGFKDAFAKVKEGGWPGLDMPEEYGGQNMPIVIGTAVGEMFSSANMAFTMYQGLTHGAASAILAHGSDAQKDTYLPNMVSCDWTGTMNLTEPHCGTDLGLMRTKAEPQEDGSYKITGQKIFISAGEHDMADNIIHLVLAKITGAPDGIKGVSLFIVPKICVNDDGSLGARNAVAVGNIEEKMGIHGNSTCVMNYDGATGYLLGEEHKGMRAMFTMMNEARLGVGMQGMSQAEAAYQNALDYAKDRLQGRDVTGEKNPDGPADPLIVHPDIRRSLMDQKSFAEGARAFILWGSTLLDASHRADDAAAEGLVSLLTPVIKGFLTDQGYDMTIKAQQVYGGHGYIEEWGMSQFTRDSRIAMIYEGANGVQALDLVGRKLAQDGGKHVMAFFDLVKTFIKENAGQDADFDAQFLEPLKTASKDLQAAGMYFMQNGMKNPNNALSGSYDFMHMFGHVCLGLMWARMGKAAMVALEGGASDVAFYETKLHTGRYYMARQLPATALHLSRIQSGAETVMALEAAHF, encoded by the coding sequence ATGCCCCGTTACACCGCCCCGACCAAAGACATGCAATTCGTTCTCCATGATGTGCTCAAAGTCGCAGAGCAAAACATCCCGGGTTACGAGGATCTGGAGGCCGATTTCACCGCCGCCATTCTGGAAGAGGCCGGAAGGCTGACCTCAGAAGTGGTCGCGCCGTTGAACCGCATCGGTGATACCGAAGGCTGCACTCTGGAAAACGGTATCGTGCGCACGCCCACCGGGTTCAAGGACGCCTTCGCAAAGGTCAAAGAGGGCGGCTGGCCCGGTCTGGACATGCCCGAAGAATACGGCGGGCAAAACATGCCGATCGTCATCGGCACGGCTGTGGGCGAGATGTTCTCCTCCGCCAATATGGCCTTCACCATGTATCAGGGCCTGACGCACGGCGCGGCCTCGGCGATCCTGGCGCATGGCAGTGACGCACAGAAAGACACTTACCTGCCCAATATGGTGTCCTGTGACTGGACCGGCACGATGAACCTAACCGAACCGCATTGCGGCACCGATCTCGGCCTGATGCGCACCAAGGCCGAACCCCAAGAGGACGGCAGCTATAAAATCACCGGACAGAAAATCTTCATCTCCGCGGGTGAACATGACATGGCCGATAACATCATCCACCTGGTGCTCGCCAAAATCACCGGTGCCCCCGATGGCATCAAGGGCGTCTCCCTCTTCATTGTTCCAAAAATATGCGTGAACGACGATGGCTCCCTCGGCGCACGTAATGCTGTCGCGGTCGGCAACATCGAAGAAAAAATGGGCATCCACGGCAATTCCACCTGCGTGATGAACTACGACGGGGCTACCGGATATCTGCTGGGCGAAGAGCACAAAGGCATGCGCGCCATGTTCACCATGATGAACGAAGCCCGTCTCGGTGTCGGCATGCAAGGCATGTCCCAGGCCGAAGCCGCCTATCAGAACGCGCTGGATTACGCCAAGGACCGGCTTCAGGGCCGCGACGTGACGGGCGAGAAAAACCCCGACGGGCCCGCCGATCCGCTGATCGTGCATCCCGACATCCGCCGGTCGCTGATGGATCAAAAGAGCTTTGCCGAGGGCGCGCGCGCCTTTATCCTCTGGGGCTCGACGCTGCTGGATGCCTCACACCGCGCTGATGATGCGGCCGCCGAAGGGCTGGTGTCGCTACTGACACCCGTGATCAAGGGTTTCCTGACCGACCAGGGATATGACATGACCATCAAGGCCCAGCAGGTTTACGGCGGACATGGTTACATCGAGGAATGGGGTATGTCGCAATTCACCCGCGATAGCCGCATCGCCATGATCTATGAGGGAGCAAACGGCGTGCAGGCGCTGGACCTTGTGGGCCGCAAACTGGCGCAGGACGGGGGCAAACATGTCATGGCTTTCTTTGATCTGGTCAAAACCTTCATCAAGGAAAACGCCGGACAGGACGCGGATTTCGACGCGCAGTTCCTCGAACCGCTCAAGACCGCGAGCAAAGATTTGCAAGCGGCGGGGATGTATTTCATGCAAAACGGTATGAAGAACCCTAATAATGCACTCTCGGGCTCCTATGATTTCATGCATATGTTCGGGCATGTTTGTCTTGGTCTGATGTGGGCGAGGATGGGCAAGGCCGCGATGGTGGCGCTTGAAGGCGGCGCATCCGACGTCGCGTTCTATGAGACAAAGCTGCATACCGGGCGCTATTACATGGCACGTCAATTGCCTGCGACGGCCCTGCATCTGAGCCGGATCCAGAGCGGTGCCGAAACCGTCATGGCGCTGGAAGCGGCGCATTTTTGA
- a CDS encoding PaaI family thioesterase, translated as MKAPRRPPEPVQVIKQRRDATLRALVEGVPYIQYLGMQFERKGDELTGVLPFDQKLIGNPMLPAIHGGVTAAFLEVTSIITLSWTYLWEDVESGAIDTDTLKSGGLPRLPKTIDFSTDYLRSGLPRDAYARARINRSGRRYASVHVEAWQDNRNRLFAQATGHFLMPQRRD; from the coding sequence ATGAAAGCGCCGCGACGCCCGCCCGAACCGGTTCAGGTGATCAAGCAACGCCGCGATGCGACGCTGCGCGCGCTCGTTGAGGGGGTGCCCTATATTCAATATCTGGGCATGCAATTTGAGCGTAAAGGCGATGAATTGACCGGCGTTTTGCCGTTTGACCAAAAGTTGATTGGAAATCCGATGCTGCCGGCGATCCACGGCGGCGTCACGGCGGCCTTTCTGGAAGTCACCTCAATTATCACGCTGAGCTGGACCTATCTGTGGGAGGACGTCGAGTCCGGCGCGATCGATACCGATACGCTCAAATCAGGTGGTCTGCCACGGCTACCGAAAACAATCGACTTTTCAACGGATTACCTTCGATCGGGATTGCCGCGCGACGCCTATGCGCGGGCGCGGATCAACCGGTCTGGGCGGCGTTACGCTTCGGTTCATGTCGAGGCGTGGCAGGATAATCGCAATCGCCTGTTCGCCCAGGCGACGGGTCACTTTCTGATGCCTCAACGTCGTGACTGA
- a CDS encoding MerR family DNA-binding transcriptional regulator, producing the protein MTEPRLTFKEMCAKFEVTPRTLRYYEYIELLQPERDGRARYYGPRESARMKLILRGRKFGFQLEDIRQWLLIYENEGTAAQMSAWVDLADGQLRELAEQRAQLDEAMQELRDLREEVAGEINKT; encoded by the coding sequence ATGACAGAGCCGCGCCTGACATTCAAGGAAATGTGCGCCAAGTTTGAGGTGACCCCGCGGACTTTGCGTTACTACGAATACATCGAATTGCTGCAACCCGAACGGGACGGCCGTGCGCGGTACTACGGTCCCCGAGAGAGCGCACGCATGAAGCTTATCCTGCGGGGACGAAAATTCGGATTTCAGCTCGAAGATATCCGGCAGTGGCTGCTGATCTATGAAAATGAAGGCACGGCGGCGCAGATGTCGGCCTGGGTCGATCTGGCCGATGGTCAGCTCAGAGAACTGGCGGAGCAACGCGCGCAATTGGACGAAGCCATGCAGGAGTTGCGCGATCTGCGCGAAGAGGTCGCGGGCGAAATAAACAAGACCTGA
- a CDS encoding PaaI family thioesterase, producing MATKTDIARQFIEAIPHSKALGMRLTDMGEGTAEIEMPYDDKLVGDPETGVIHGGAVSALMDTCCGAAVMSHPASPGGTATIDLRIDYMRAATPGQAITARATCYHVTRTVAFVRATATDADTGNPVAAATGAFTVEGTR from the coding sequence ATGGCAACTAAAACCGACATCGCAAGACAGTTCATTGAGGCGATCCCGCATAGCAAGGCCTTGGGGATGCGCTTGACCGATATGGGGGAAGGCACTGCCGAGATCGAAATGCCCTATGATGACAAGCTGGTTGGGGATCCGGAAACGGGTGTGATCCACGGCGGTGCGGTATCGGCGCTGATGGATACCTGTTGTGGCGCGGCGGTGATGAGCCACCCGGCAAGCCCCGGCGGCACGGCCACCATCGATTTACGCATCGATTACATGCGTGCGGCGACCCCCGGACAGGCGATCACGGCTCGTGCAACTTGTTATCATGTGACCCGCACCGTGGCCTTTGTGCGTGCCACGGCGACGGATGCGGATACTGGCAATCCGGTCGCAGCCGCCACCGGCGCCTTCACCGTGGAGGGCACCCGATGA
- a CDS encoding DUF952 domain-containing protein: MMIYKIFRAGEWAALRDNGQTAGAPIDIADGYVHFSTAAQAAQTAAKHFAGEKDLMLLAVETERLADDLKWEKSRGDQLFPHLYRALQMGDVSWAQPLPLKGGMHQFPAGLEDAST; the protein is encoded by the coding sequence ATGATGATATACAAGATTTTCCGCGCCGGTGAATGGGCCGCCCTGCGTGACAACGGGCAAACTGCCGGTGCTCCGATTGATATTGCCGATGGCTATGTGCATTTTTCGACCGCTGCGCAGGCGGCTCAAACGGCGGCGAAACATTTTGCCGGTGAGAAAGATTTGATGCTTCTGGCCGTCGAGACAGAGCGGCTGGCGGATGATCTGAAATGGGAAAAATCGCGGGGCGATCAATTGTTCCCCCATCTCTATCGTGCGTTGCAGATGGGGGATGTTTCATGGGCGCAACCGTTGCCGCTCAAGGGTGGGATGCACCAATTCCCGGCAGGCCTTGAAGATGCCAGCACATGA
- a CDS encoding bifunctional UDP-sugar hydrolase/5'-nucleotidase — protein MKRFLTATAALALTSGMAAAEYKLTILHTNDFHARFEPISKYDSGCSSEDDVAGECFGGSARLVTAIAEARARSDNAILVDGGDQFQGTLFYTYYKGALAAEMMNKLGYDGMTVGNHEFDDGPEVLRGFMDAVNFPVLMSNADVSREPLLADKLAKSTVIERGGEKIGLIGLTPEDTDELASPGDNITFSDPVAAVQGEVDRLTTEGINKIIVLSHSGYRTDQRVAAETTGVDVIVGGHSNSLLSNTNDRAAGPYPTMVGETAIVQAYAYGKFLGELNVTFDEAGNITQAVGEPIIMDATITPDADTQARIAQAAEPLEKIRNQVVAETAAEIVGVREDCRARECAMGNLIADAMLARVKDQGVQIAFQNSGGIRASIDAGKVTMGEVLTVLPFQNTLSTFDVTGETIIAALENGVSEHEEGAGRFPQVAGMSFAFDVSQPAGSRISDVMVGGAPIDPAKVYSVVSNDYVRNGGDGYDMFKTAENAYDFGPDLADVTAEFLAAKGPYTPYTDGRITEK, from the coding sequence ATGAAACGATTCCTGACGGCCACGGCCGCACTTGCGCTCACCAGCGGGATGGCAGCTGCAGAATACAAGCTGACGATCCTGCACACGAATGATTTCCACGCACGCTTTGAACCGATCAGCAAATATGACAGCGGCTGTTCATCCGAGGATGACGTGGCGGGCGAATGTTTCGGCGGCTCGGCGCGGCTTGTGACGGCCATTGCCGAGGCACGTGCGCGTTCGGACAATGCCATCCTCGTGGATGGGGGCGATCAGTTCCAGGGCACGCTGTTTTACACCTATTACAAGGGGGCCTTGGCCGCCGAGATGATGAACAAGCTTGGCTATGACGGCATGACCGTGGGTAATCACGAGTTCGATGATGGCCCCGAAGTGCTGCGCGGGTTCATGGATGCGGTGAACTTCCCGGTGCTGATGTCCAACGCGGATGTGTCGCGCGAACCGCTTTTGGCCGATAAGCTGGCGAAATCGACGGTGATCGAACGGGGCGGCGAAAAGATCGGCCTGATCGGGCTGACCCCCGAGGATACGGACGAACTGGCCTCTCCGGGCGATAACATCACCTTCTCCGATCCGGTTGCGGCGGTACAGGGCGAGGTTGATCGGCTCACGACTGAGGGCATCAACAAGATCATCGTGCTGAGCCATTCGGGCTATCGCACGGATCAGCGCGTGGCGGCTGAGACGACGGGTGTGGATGTGATCGTGGGCGGGCATTCCAATTCTCTGCTGTCCAACACCAATGACCGCGCGGCGGGTCCCTATCCGACGATGGTGGGCGAAACGGCCATTGTGCAGGCCTATGCCTATGGCAAGTTTCTGGGTGAATTGAACGTTACCTTTGATGAGGCTGGCAACATCACGCAGGCCGTGGGCGAGCCGATCATCATGGATGCCACGATCACACCTGATGCCGATACGCAGGCCCGTATCGCACAGGCCGCCGAACCGCTCGAAAAGATCCGCAATCAGGTCGTCGCGGAAACCGCGGCTGAAATCGTGGGTGTGCGCGAGGATTGCCGCGCGCGCGAATGTGCCATGGGCAATCTGATTGCCGATGCCATGCTGGCGCGGGTCAAGGATCAGGGCGTCCAAATCGCGTTTCAGAACAGTGGCGGAATCCGTGCGAGCATTGATGCCGGCAAGGTGACCATGGGCGAAGTCCTGACGGTTTTGCCGTTTCAGAACACGTTGAGCACATTCGACGTCACCGGTGAAACGATCATCGCGGCCCTGGAAAACGGTGTCAGCGAGCATGAAGAGGGGGCCGGACGCTTCCCGCAAGTGGCGGGCATGAGCTTTGCCTTTGATGTGTCCCAACCCGCGGGCAGCCGGATCAGCGATGTGATGGTTGGCGGTGCGCCGATCGATCCGGCCAAGGTCTATTCCGTTGTGTCCAATGACTATGTCCGCAACGGTGGGGATGGGTATGATATGTTCAAGACGGCCGAAAACGCATATGATTTCGGACCGGATCTGGCGGATGTGACGGCGGAATTCCTGGCCGCCAAGGGACCCTACACGCCCTACACCGACGGGCGCATTACGGAAAAATAA
- a CDS encoding MATE family efflux transporter gives MAITHRRVLKIALPIVLSNATVPILGAVDVGVVGQLGEAAPIGAVALGAIILTTIYWIFGFLRMGTVGLVGQAEGAGDKAEVSAWLTRALLVALAGGFMLIILQPLIFWGALRLAPASEEVESLAWTYLTIRIWTAPAAIAVYALTGWLVAMERTAGVFWVQLVMNGTNILLDLLFVLVFEWGVPGVAIATVIAELTGAALGLWFCRSAFQRPDWRDWPRVLDRVKLIRMAVLNTDILLRSAMLMIIFLSINFLGAKFGDVTLAGNAVLVQFMYITAYAMDGFAFAAETLIARAIGRGDPAYVRRSALLTSMWGLAICVLMAVGFALAGGWLIDVMAKDPEVQASARQFLPYMVAAPLAGCAAWMLDGIFIGATRSKDMRNMMALSFVIYWAAIFMLLPLFGNHGLWMALLISFVARGVTLGLRYPALEASAQAR, from the coding sequence ATGGCCATTACCCATCGGCGGGTTTTGAAAATTGCCCTGCCCATCGTCTTGTCCAATGCGACGGTGCCGATCCTTGGGGCGGTTGATGTGGGCGTGGTCGGGCAATTGGGCGAGGCCGCGCCCATCGGGGCCGTTGCCCTGGGTGCGATCATCCTGACCACCATCTATTGGATATTCGGTTTCCTGCGCATGGGGACGGTTGGCCTTGTCGGGCAGGCCGAGGGGGCGGGGGACAAAGCGGAGGTTTCCGCCTGGCTGACCCGCGCCCTGCTGGTTGCATTGGCGGGCGGTTTCATGCTGATCATCTTGCAACCCCTGATTTTCTGGGGGGCTTTGCGCCTGGCACCTGCCAGTGAAGAGGTGGAAAGCCTCGCCTGGACGTATTTGACCATTCGCATCTGGACGGCCCCCGCTGCCATCGCCGTCTATGCGCTGACCGGCTGGCTGGTGGCGATGGAACGCACGGCGGGCGTGTTCTGGGTGCAACTGGTGATGAACGGCACCAACATCCTGCTCGATCTGCTGTTTGTGCTGGTGTTTGAGTGGGGTGTGCCGGGCGTCGCCATTGCCACCGTCATTGCGGAATTGACCGGCGCCGCCTTGGGGCTGTGGTTCTGCCGCAGCGCCTTTCAAAGGCCCGACTGGCGTGACTGGCCGCGTGTTCTGGACCGGGTGAAATTGATCCGCATGGCCGTGCTGAACACCGACATCCTGCTGCGCTCGGCGATGCTGATGATCATTTTTCTGTCGATCAACTTCCTCGGTGCAAAATTTGGCGACGTGACCCTCGCGGGCAATGCGGTACTGGTGCAATTCATGTATATCACAGCCTATGCGATGGATGGTTTTGCCTTTGCTGCCGAAACCCTGATTGCGCGTGCGATTGGTCGCGGGGACCCGGCCTATGTCAGGCGCAGTGCGCTTTTGACGTCGATGTGGGGCCTGGCGATCTGCGTTCTGATGGCCGTCGGTTTTGCGCTCGCGGGCGGCTGGCTGATCGATGTGATGGCCAAAGACCCCGAGGTTCAGGCATCGGCCCGTCAATTCCTGCCCTATATGGTCGCGGCCCCCCTTGCGGGCTGCGCGGCCTGGATGCTGGATGGTATCTTCATCGGGGCCACGCGCAGCAAGGACATGCGCAACATGATGGCGCTCAGCTTTGTCATCTATTGGGCGGCGATTTTCATGCTGTTGCCGCTTTTTGGCAATCACGGTCTGTGGATGGCGCTGTTGATTTCCTTTGTCGCGCGCGGGGTCACATTGGGGCTGCGATATCCGGCTTTGGAGGCGTCGGCACAAGCGCGGTAG
- a CDS encoding acyl-CoA dehydrogenase yields MNAESPILKAKDAPDLGAFEWSDPLRLSEQLEEDERMIEDSARAYAQEKLQPRIIDAFANETTDASIFREMGDMGLLGVTCPEEYGGLGGSYVSYGLVAREVERVDSGYRSMMSVQSSLVIYPIYAYGSEAQRKKYLPKLCSGEWIGCFGLTEPDAGSDPAGMKTRAVKTATGYKLTGSKMWISNSPIADVFVVWAKSEEHGGKIRGFVLEKGMKGLSAPKVGNKLSLRASITGEIVMDGVEVSEEALLPNVQGLKGPFGCLNRARYGISWGVMGAAEFCWHAARQYGLDRHQFGKPLAGTQLFQKKLADMMTEISLGLQASLQVGRLMDQANAAPEMVSIIKRNNCGKALDIARMSRDMHGGNGISGEFQVMRHMMNLETVNTYEGTHDVHALILGRAQTGIQAFF; encoded by the coding sequence ATGAACGCCGAGAGCCCGATTTTGAAAGCCAAGGACGCGCCCGATCTGGGGGCATTTGAGTGGTCTGACCCGCTGCGTTTGTCAGAACAACTAGAAGAAGACGAGCGCATGATCGAGGATTCCGCGCGTGCTTATGCGCAGGAAAAGCTGCAACCGCGCATCATTGATGCCTTTGCCAATGAAACCACTGACGCGTCGATTTTCCGTGAAATGGGCGACATGGGCTTGCTTGGGGTGACCTGCCCCGAAGAATACGGCGGGCTTGGCGGCTCCTATGTGTCCTACGGGCTCGTGGCGCGTGAGGTCGAACGCGTCGATTCGGGGTATCGCTCGATGATGTCGGTGCAATCGAGCCTCGTGATCTATCCGATTTACGCATATGGCTCAGAGGCGCAGCGCAAGAAATACCTGCCCAAACTCTGCTCGGGCGAATGGATCGGCTGTTTCGGGTTGACCGAACCGGATGCGGGCTCGGACCCGGCGGGTATGAAAACCCGCGCTGTGAAAACGGCGACCGGGTATAAGCTGACCGGCTCCAAGATGTGGATTTCCAATTCACCGATTGCGGATGTTTTTGTGGTCTGGGCCAAGTCCGAAGAGCATGGCGGCAAAATCCGTGGCTTCGTGCTTGAAAAAGGCATGAAGGGTCTGAGTGCGCCGAAGGTCGGCAATAAACTGTCCTTACGCGCCTCGATCACCGGTGAAATCGTGATGGACGGTGTTGAGGTCAGCGAAGAGGCGCTTTTGCCCAACGTCCAAGGGCTCAAGGGGCCGTTTGGCTGTCTGAACCGGGCGCGCTACGGCATCAGCTGGGGCGTGATGGGGGCTGCGGAATTCTGCTGGCATGCGGCGCGGCAATATGGGCTGGACCGGCATCAATTCGGCAAGCCGCTGGCCGGCACGCAGTTATTCCAGAAGAAACTGGCGGATATGATGACGGAAATCTCTCTCGGGCTGCAAGCCTCGCTCCAGGTGGGGCGTCTGATGGATCAGGCGAATGCCGCGCCGGAGATGGTCAGCATCATCAAGCGCAACAACTGCGGCAAGGCGTTGGACATCGCGCGGATGTCACGTGACATGCATGGAGGCAACGGCATCAGCGGTGAATTCCAGGTGATGCGTCATATGATGAACCTTGAAACGGTGAACACCTATGAGGGCACGCATGATGTGCATGCGCTGATCCTGGGGCGTGCGCAAACCGGCATTCAGGCGTTTTTCTAA
- a CDS encoding MerR family DNA-binding transcriptional regulator codes for MTEEFMTIRQMCDAFEVTPRTLRFYESKELLFPIREGQKRLFTRRDRARLKLILRGKRFGISLEELRQLLDLYDLGDQQQTQVQASYDVGCKRLAELESQRDALNDAIEDLKKQLEWGAEMIASMQAPRSAAE; via the coding sequence ATGACCGAAGAATTTATGACCATCCGCCAGATGTGTGACGCCTTCGAGGTAACCCCGCGGACGTTGCGCTTTTACGAATCCAAGGAATTGCTGTTTCCGATCCGCGAAGGCCAGAAGCGGCTGTTCACACGGCGCGATCGCGCGCGCCTGAAGCTGATCCTGCGTGGCAAACGTTTCGGCATCAGCCTCGAAGAACTGCGCCAGCTGCTGGATCTTTATGATCTGGGCGATCAACAGCAGACCCAGGTCCAGGCCTCCTATGACGTAGGGTGCAAACGCCTTGCCGAACTGGAAAGCCAGCGCGATGCGTTGAACGACGCAATTGAAGATTTGAAAAAACAGCTCGAATGGGGTGCCGAGATGATCGCCTCCATGCAAGCCCCGCGCAGCGCCGCCGAATAA
- a CDS encoding quinone-dependent dihydroorotate dehydrogenase — MKQVLEQIGLRALRRMDPEDAHGWAIKALQNRLAPAPGPLTSDRLKTRVAGIDMPNPIGLAAGFDKNAEAVTPLSKAGFGFLEVGAATPQPQPGNEKPRLFRLGADGAAINRFGFNNDGMETIGARLKSACAAVPVGINLGANKTSADRAADFATVMAHLGADVDFATVNVSSPNTEKLRDLQGPAALAALLDGVMQVRGTTPVFLKIAPDLSESEIADIAVVARDARVDAIIATNTTLSREGLRSEHAPQAGGLSGQPLFIRSTRVLAQLSAQTDIPLIGVGGVGSAQQAYAKICAGASAVQLYTALVYGGLSLVGDIVTGLDRLLARDGFASVQDAVGSRRADWL, encoded by the coding sequence ATGAAACAGGTTCTGGAACAGATCGGCCTGCGCGCCCTGCGCCGGATGGACCCGGAGGACGCTCATGGTTGGGCGATCAAGGCCTTGCAAAACCGGCTCGCGCCTGCACCCGGACCCTTGACGTCGGATCGTTTGAAAACGCGTGTGGCCGGGATCGATATGCCCAACCCGATTGGTCTGGCCGCAGGGTTTGACAAGAACGCAGAGGCCGTCACGCCCTTGTCGAAGGCGGGTTTCGGGTTTCTGGAGGTCGGTGCGGCCACACCGCAACCGCAACCGGGCAATGAAAAACCGCGGCTGTTTCGTCTGGGCGCGGACGGCGCGGCGATCAACCGCTTCGGCTTCAACAACGACGGTATGGAGACCATCGGCGCGCGGCTGAAATCTGCGTGCGCGGCGGTGCCCGTGGGCATCAATCTGGGTGCAAATAAAACCAGCGCGGACCGCGCGGCGGATTTTGCCACAGTCATGGCACATCTGGGCGCAGATGTGGATTTCGCCACGGTGAACGTCTCCTCGCCCAACACTGAAAAACTGCGTGACTTGCAGGGGCCCGCAGCCCTTGCAGCACTACTTGATGGCGTCATGCAGGTGCGCGGTACCACACCGGTGTTTTTGAAAATCGCGCCCGACCTCAGCGAGAGCGAGATCGCCGATATTGCCGTCGTGGCGCGCGATGCAAGGGTCGATGCGATCATCGCGACCAATACGACGCTGTCGCGCGAGGGTCTGCGCAGTGAGCATGCACCCCAGGCCGGGGGGCTGTCTGGACAGCCGCTGTTTATCCGCTCTACGCGTGTGCTGGCGCAGCTGTCCGCGCAAACCGATATCCCGCTGATCGGGGTTGGTGGTGTGGGCTCAGCCCAGCAGGCCTATGCCAAGATCTGCGCAGGGGCGAGCGCCGTGCAGCTTTACACCGCACTGGTTTATGGCGGGTTGTCGTTGGTTGGCGATATCGTCACCGGTCTGGATCGCCTTTTGGCGCGCGATGGGTTTGCTTCGGTTCAAGACGCTGTGGGCAGCCGCCGCGCGGATTGGCTCTGA
- a CDS encoding LysR substrate-binding domain-containing protein, translated as MTVPRRYLPSISALVAFEAVARLGSATLAARELSLTQSAISRQLKALEDQIGVTLLLRQGRGFALTPKGHDYLRDVRNVLQRLGQATISAQSDTESGMLNLAILPAFGMHWLAPRLRDFARRHPEVTVNLSTRLAPFDFHATSFDAAIHFGRRDWPKVSYLPLLPETVVPVCAPALIATPLSDPHDILQYDLLHLDTRPQGWVRWMRALGLEANLPPGMVFDQFSTMAQAAIHGLGIALLPTFVAEPYLSSGQLALASQRTSESIGSYYLVWPKDRQDAKALTSFRDWLAGAPDSPADRPDPSGRD; from the coding sequence ATGACCGTGCCGCGTCGCTATTTGCCCTCCATCTCGGCGCTTGTCGCCTTCGAGGCCGTCGCGCGCCTTGGCAGCGCCACGCTGGCCGCCCGGGAACTCTCACTGACGCAGAGTGCGATCAGCCGACAACTCAAGGCACTCGAGGACCAGATCGGTGTCACTCTCCTGCTGCGTCAGGGTCGCGGGTTTGCGCTCACGCCAAAAGGACATGACTACCTGCGCGATGTTCGCAACGTTCTGCAACGCTTGGGGCAGGCCACAATTTCGGCGCAAAGCGATACCGAAAGCGGCATGCTGAACCTCGCGATCCTGCCCGCTTTCGGGATGCATTGGCTGGCACCGCGACTGCGCGATTTCGCGCGCCGTCATCCCGAAGTGACGGTGAATCTCTCGACGCGATTGGCACCCTTTGATTTTCACGCCACCTCCTTTGACGCAGCGATCCATTTCGGACGCAGGGATTGGCCAAAGGTCAGCTATCTGCCGCTACTGCCCGAAACGGTGGTCCCGGTCTGCGCGCCCGCCCTGATCGCCACACCGCTGAGCGACCCACATGATATCCTGCAATACGATCTGTTGCACCTTGACACACGCCCCCAGGGCTGGGTCCGCTGGATGCGCGCCTTGGGCCTGGAGGCCAACCTGCCGCCGGGGATGGTCTTTGATCAGTTCTCGACCATGGCGCAGGCGGCCATCCATGGGCTGGGCATCGCGCTTTTGCCGACCTTCGTCGCCGAACCTTACCTTTCCAGCGGGCAATTGGCCCTGGCGTCCCAGCGTACATCCGAGAGCATCGGAAGCTATTATCTGGTCTGGCCAAAGGACCGGCAGGACGCAAAGGCATTGACGTCTTTTCGCGACTGGTTGGCGGGCGCGCCAGACAGCCCCGCGGACCGCCCGGATCCATCTGGCCGCGACTGA
- a CDS encoding SOS response-associated peptidase — MCGRLALTLPSDAMAQMFGAQPGNDLPSVPNYNICPTDQIHVVCGALDGPRRLTSMRWGFVPHWYKTLNDGPLLINARAETIAEKPAFSQAARRRRALVIASGFYEWTKSPDGQRNPWYMSPAQGDVLVMAAIWQEWQNPEGEALRSCALVTTAANRDMAKIHHRMPVIVQPEDWPLWLGEAGHGAARLMRATDEGGLKMHRVDRAVNSNRAAGSALIVPLVAQSDAC; from the coding sequence ATGTGCGGACGGCTTGCCCTGACCCTGCCCAGCGATGCGATGGCGCAAATGTTTGGCGCGCAACCGGGCAATGACCTGCCATCGGTGCCCAATTACAATATCTGCCCGACCGATCAAATCCATGTGGTCTGTGGTGCCTTGGACGGGCCACGCCGTTTGACCTCCATGCGCTGGGGCTTCGTGCCGCATTGGTACAAGACGCTCAACGATGGCCCGTTGCTGATCAATGCGCGGGCTGAAACCATCGCCGAAAAGCCCGCCTTTTCGCAAGCCGCGCGCAGGCGCCGGGCTTTGGTGATCGCCAGTGGGTTTTATGAGTGGACGAAGTCTCCTGACGGGCAACGCAACCCCTGGTATATGTCACCAGCCCAAGGCGATGTGCTGGTGATGGCGGCGATCTGGCAGGAATGGCAAAACCCCGAAGGGGAGGCCCTGCGCAGTTGTGCGCTGGTCACAACGGCGGCGAATCGGGACATGGCCAAAATCCACCACCGCATGCCGGTGATCGTACAGCCAGAAGATTGGCCGCTGTGGCTGGGCGAAGCCGGGCATGGTGCTGCCAGGCTGATGCGGGCGACGGATGAGGGGGGCTTGAAAATGCATCGCGTGGATCGAGCGGTGAACTCGAATCGTGCCGCCGGATCTGCCTTGATCGTGCCATTGGTGGCGCAGAGCGATGCCTGCTGA